A genome region from Yoonia vestfoldensis includes the following:
- a CDS encoding 5-oxoprolinase subunit B family protein: MPDIASGHGNSDAAISPLGMDGVLVRFSRMLSPQANGAAHGFCDAVIAADLPGVTEVAPSLTSVRVGFDITKTNRDSLTRALRALLAGLRDADPAPRRLWRIPVAFGPSHAPQLAEAAALAGLTPDQAVAEITAQRLRVLAIGFAPGQPYLGMMPPHWDIPRQSELTPKVPRGALVTAVRQLIIFAADTPTGWRQIGQSAFAVWRPDSDRPFALDPGDAVQFHAVSDDTLRDLQANPNSNGGATCEVLR; encoded by the coding sequence TTGCCCGACATCGCCTCTGGACATGGGAACAGCGACGCGGCCATTTCCCCCCTTGGCATGGATGGCGTTCTGGTGCGGTTCTCGCGGATGCTGTCGCCGCAGGCCAATGGCGCGGCGCATGGCTTTTGCGATGCGGTGATCGCGGCCGATCTGCCCGGCGTGACCGAGGTGGCCCCCTCGCTGACCTCTGTGCGGGTCGGTTTCGATATCACCAAGACCAATCGCGACAGCCTGACCCGCGCCTTGCGCGCCCTGCTGGCGGGGCTGCGCGACGCCGATCCCGCGCCCCGCCGCCTGTGGCGCATTCCGGTGGCTTTTGGCCCTTCCCATGCCCCGCAGCTGGCCGAGGCGGCGGCCCTTGCCGGGCTGACCCCGGATCAGGCGGTGGCCGAGATCACGGCCCAGCGCCTGCGCGTTCTGGCCATCGGTTTTGCCCCCGGCCAGCCCTATCTGGGGATGATGCCGCCGCATTGGGACATCCCGCGCCAATCCGAGCTGACGCCAAAGGTGCCGCGCGGCGCGCTGGTGACAGCAGTGCGCCAGCTGATCATCTTTGCTGCCGATACGCCCACCGGCTGGCGACAGATCGGCCAAAGCGCCTTTGCGGTCTGGCGTCCCGACAGTGACAGGCCCTTCGCGCTGGACCCCGGCGATGCGGTGCAATTTCACGCCGTGTCCGACGATACTTTGCGCGATCTGCAAGCCAATCCCAACAGCAACGGTGGCGCAACCTGCGAGGTTCTGCGCTAA
- a CDS encoding biotin-dependent carboxyltransferase family protein: protein MPVLRVHSAGPGVTVQDLGRPGWTAQGLSRGGAADRLALLEAAALLDQDAGLAVLEMAGFGGVFSTDRPMRIALTGAQMQASIDGVPVPPNISQLLAAGAKLTIGGARAGVYGYLAFAGGIVTAPVMGSRATHLTAGLGRVLAAGDSLPLGEDPAPDTPPRRLDIADRCHGGIIRLMPGPQTDLFDKATLARFLSTPFRRDPRGNRQGVRLDHDGAPFGAASGLSITSDLIVPGDVQLTGEGVPYVLLAECQTIGGYPRIGTVIPADLARVAQTAPGTMLQFTLLDIAQADATAQSDADLLRGLRQACRPLIRDPHDIADLLGYQLVSGVTAGDDLERDGDGTQG, encoded by the coding sequence ATGCCGGTGCTGCGCGTCCATAGTGCGGGTCCGGGTGTCACCGTACAGGACCTTGGCCGCCCCGGCTGGACCGCCCAAGGCCTGTCGCGCGGCGGGGCGGCCGACCGCCTGGCCTTGCTGGAAGCGGCGGCATTGCTGGATCAGGATGCCGGATTGGCGGTTCTGGAAATGGCGGGCTTTGGCGGGGTGTTCAGCACCGACAGGCCCATGCGCATCGCCCTGACCGGCGCGCAGATGCAGGCCAGCATTGACGGCGTGCCGGTGCCGCCCAATATCAGCCAGCTGTTGGCGGCGGGCGCGAAACTGACCATCGGCGGCGCGCGGGCGGGGGTTTACGGCTATCTGGCCTTTGCGGGCGGGATCGTGACCGCGCCTGTCATGGGCAGCCGTGCCACACATCTGACCGCCGGTCTGGGCCGCGTGCTGGCAGCGGGTGACAGCCTGCCCTTGGGCGAAGACCCAGCGCCGGATACGCCGCCCCGGCGACTGGATATTGCCGACAGATGCCATGGCGGGATCATCCGCCTGATGCCCGGCCCGCAGACCGATCTGTTCGACAAGGCGACGCTGGCGCGGTTCCTGTCCACACCCTTTCGCCGCGATCCGCGCGGCAACCGGCAGGGCGTGCGGCTGGACCATGACGGCGCACCTTTCGGCGCGGCAAGCGGGCTAAGCATCACATCGGACCTGATCGTGCCGGGTGATGTGCAATTGACCGGCGAGGGTGTGCCTTATGTGCTGCTGGCGGAATGCCAGACCATCGGGGGATATCCGCGCATCGGCACGGTTATCCCCGCCGATCTGGCGCGCGTGGCACAGACAGCCCCCGGCACAATGTTGCAATTCACCCTGCTGGATATCGCGCAGGCCGATGCGACCGCGCAATCCGATGCGGACCTGCTGCGCGGCCTGCGGCAGGCCTGCCGCCCCCTGATCCGCGATCCGCATGACATCGCAGATCTCTTGGGCTACCAACTGGTCAGCGGGGTGACCGCGGGCGACGATCTGGAACGGGACGGTGATGGCACTCAAGGTTGA
- a CDS encoding LamB/YcsF family protein, protein MALKVDLNADMGESFGPWTMGDDAALLDIVTSANVACGFHAGDPDVMDRTMRQAIARGVGLGAHPGFADLKGFGRRNLPIPAEEVANAVAYQLGAAQAMARRAGGRIRHLKLHGALANMASVDAALARTCYQAALDVDPDLVIMVLAATAQESAARDLGCHWAGEIFADRAYNADATLVDRRLPGAVLHDAAAVGPRILAMLQAGAIITENGKHLPCRIDTICLHGDTPGAVAIARGLRDHLTQAGITLATF, encoded by the coding sequence ATGGCACTCAAGGTTGATCTGAACGCCGATATGGGCGAAAGTTTTGGCCCCTGGACGATGGGCGATGACGCGGCTTTGCTGGATATCGTGACCTCGGCCAATGTGGCTTGCGGGTTTCACGCGGGCGATCCCGATGTGATGGACCGGACCATGCGGCAGGCCATCGCGCGTGGCGTCGGACTGGGCGCGCATCCGGGTTTTGCCGATCTCAAAGGCTTTGGGCGGCGCAACCTGCCGATCCCCGCAGAGGAGGTCGCCAATGCCGTTGCCTATCAACTGGGTGCAGCACAGGCGATGGCGCGGCGTGCGGGCGGGCGGATCCGGCATCTCAAACTGCATGGGGCGCTGGCGAATATGGCCTCGGTCGATGCCGCCCTGGCGCGGACCTGTTATCAGGCAGCCCTCGACGTTGATCCCGATCTGGTGATCATGGTGCTGGCCGCGACCGCGCAGGAAAGTGCCGCGCGCGATCTGGGCTGTCATTGGGCGGGCGAGATTTTCGCCGACCGGGCCTATAACGCGGATGCCACGCTGGTCGATCGCCGCCTGCCCGGCGCCGTGCTGCATGATGCGGCAGCGGTTGGCCCGCGCATCCTTGCGATGTTGCAGGCGGGGGCGATCATTACGGAGAATGGCAAGCATCTGCCCTGCCGGATCGACACGATCTGCCTGCATGGCGACACCCCGGGCGCTGTTGCCATCGCGCGCGGCTTGCGCGATCACCTGACACAGGCAGGGATCACGCTTGCCACCTTTTGA
- a CDS encoding bifunctional allantoicase/(S)-ureidoglycine aminohydrolase: protein MTDYYAPNGGLPPQTDLLTGRAVFTTAYAVIPKGVMTDIVTSNLPFWDKTRAWVLARPMSGFAETFSQYIMEVSPGGGSIRPETDRAAQGVIFVVKGGFTLTVAGMDHAMRPGSYAYLPAGGDWQLRNDGTAPATFHWLRKIYESVDGIAAPDAFVTHEDAATTIAMPDTNGAWATTRFVDPADMRHDMHVNIVTLQPGGVIPFAETHVMEHGLYVLQGKAVYRLNQDWVEVEAGDFMWLRAFCPQACYAGGPGPFRYLLYKDVNRHMPL, encoded by the coding sequence ATGACCGATTATTATGCACCCAACGGCGGCCTGCCCCCGCAAACCGACCTGCTGACCGGACGCGCGGTATTCACCACCGCCTATGCCGTGATCCCCAAAGGCGTGATGACAGATATCGTCACCAGCAACCTGCCATTCTGGGACAAGACCCGCGCCTGGGTGCTGGCGCGACCAATGTCAGGTTTCGCCGAAACCTTCAGCCAATATATCATGGAGGTATCGCCAGGCGGCGGCAGCATCCGGCCCGAAACGGACAGAGCCGCGCAAGGCGTGATCTTCGTGGTCAAAGGCGGGTTCACCCTGACCGTCGCGGGGATGGATCACGCGATGCGCCCCGGCAGCTATGCCTATCTGCCCGCAGGCGGCGACTGGCAGCTGCGCAATGACGGCACCGCGCCAGCGACCTTCCATTGGCTGCGCAAAATCTATGAATCTGTCGATGGGATTGCCGCACCCGATGCCTTTGTCACCCATGAGGATGCCGCGACCACCATCGCCATGCCTGACACGAACGGCGCTTGGGCCACGACCCGTTTCGTGGACCCCGCCGACATGCGCCACGACATGCATGTCAATATCGTGACCCTGCAACCTGGCGGGGTGATCCCCTTTGCCGAAACCCATGTCATGGAACACGGGCTTTATGTGTTGCAGGGCAAGGCGGTTTACCGGCTCAACCAGGATTGGGTCGAGGTCGAGGCGGGCGATTTCATGTGGCTGCGCGCCTTTTGCCCGCAGGCCTGTTATGCAGGCGGGCCGGGGCCGTTCCGCTATCTGCTTTACAAGGATGTGAACCGGCATATGCCGCTTTGA
- a CDS encoding NAD(P)/FAD-dependent oxidoreductase: protein MAIADITVMGAGVFGLSVAYACARRGAKVQVIDPAGVAAGASGGLVGALAPHVPEHWNDKKAFQFDSLIMAQDFWADVSALTGADTGYARSGRLQPLADENAVALARARGASAKDLWQGLATWQVEPITDTAWMPPSPSGYVVRDTLSALVHPRRATRALADAVAALGGSILRAGTAQGKIVWATGWAGMAEIGGNGVKGQAALLRFDAAGSPQLFADALHIIPHLDGTVAIGSTSERDFTDPASTDTALDDVIARAIAAFPVLQGAEIIARWAGVRPRAPSRAPVLGHHSTRAGEYIANGGFKIGFGMAPKVGQVMADLLLEDKDMIPDGFRATPPIFRAR from the coding sequence ATGGCAATTGCTGATATCACGGTCATGGGCGCGGGTGTCTTTGGTCTGTCGGTGGCCTACGCCTGCGCGCGGCGCGGGGCCAAGGTGCAGGTGATCGACCCTGCCGGTGTGGCCGCAGGGGCCAGCGGCGGGCTGGTCGGTGCGCTGGCCCCGCATGTGCCCGAACATTGGAATGACAAAAAGGCGTTCCAATTCGACAGCCTGATCATGGCGCAAGACTTCTGGGCGGATGTCAGCGCGCTGACCGGGGCGGACACCGGCTATGCGCGCAGCGGGCGTTTGCAACCTTTGGCGGATGAGAATGCGGTGGCGCTGGCACGCGCGCGCGGGGCATCTGCCAAAGACCTCTGGCAGGGGCTGGCGACATGGCAGGTCGAACCAATCACCGATACGGCTTGGATGCCGCCATCGCCCAGCGGTTACGTCGTGCGCGACACGCTGTCTGCACTGGTCCATCCCCGCCGCGCGACGCGCGCCTTGGCGGATGCGGTGGCAGCTTTGGGCGGCAGTATCCTGCGCGCAGGCACGGCGCAGGGCAAGATCGTCTGGGCCACCGGCTGGGCAGGCATGGCCGAGATCGGCGGCAATGGCGTCAAAGGGCAGGCGGCGCTTTTGCGCTTTGACGCGGCGGGCAGCCCGCAGCTTTTTGCCGATGCTTTGCATATCATCCCGCATCTGGACGGCACCGTCGCCATTGGCTCTACCTCCGAACGCGATTTCACCGATCCCGCCAGCACCGACACCGCCCTTGATGACGTGATCGCGCGGGCCATCGCCGCCTTTCCGGTGCTGCAAGGCGCCGAAATCATTGCCCGCTGGGCCGGTGTGCGCCCCCGCGCCCCCAGCCGCGCGCCGGTTTTGGGCCATCACTCAACGCGGGCGGGGGAATATATTGCCAATGGCGGTTTCAAGATCGGTTTCGGCATGGCACCCAAGGTCGGGCAGGTCATGGCTGATCTGCTGCTGGAAGACAAAGACATGATCCCTGACGGATTTCGCGCCACTCCCCCCATCTTCCGAGCGCGGTGA
- the mnmD gene encoding tRNA (5-methylaminomethyl-2-thiouridine)(34)-methyltransferase MnmD: MTDQTAKLDWRDGVPIARDFDDPYFSLDDGLAETRHVFLDGNDLPARFGGDLRIGELGFGTGLNLLVTWDAWVQADRPGRLDFTSFEAFPMAQADMAAALAHFPTLAGYAAKLLAAWTPGTGPVALDDGLTLEVIIGDARLTLPAWQGAADAWYLDGFSPAKNPELWEPALLQAVAAHTRMGGTAATYSAAGHIRRALADAGFTVTRHPGYGRKRHMTRARMQDAD; this comes from the coding sequence ATGACAGACCAGACAGCAAAACTCGATTGGCGGGATGGCGTGCCGATCGCGCGTGATTTCGACGATCCATATTTCTCGCTCGATGACGGATTGGCCGAGACGCGGCATGTGTTCCTGGATGGCAATGATCTGCCCGCGCGGTTTGGCGGCGATCTGCGGATCGGCGAATTGGGCTTTGGCACCGGGCTGAACCTGCTGGTGACATGGGACGCCTGGGTGCAGGCAGACAGGCCCGGCAGGCTGGATTTCACCTCTTTCGAGGCTTTCCCGATGGCGCAGGCCGACATGGCCGCAGCTTTGGCGCATTTCCCGACGCTGGCAGGCTATGCCGCAAAGCTGCTGGCGGCATGGACGCCCGGCACAGGGCCCGTGGCGCTGGACGACGGGCTGACGCTAGAGGTCATCATCGGCGATGCGCGTTTGACGCTGCCCGCTTGGCAAGGGGCGGCGGATGCCTGGTATCTGGACGGCTTTTCCCCCGCCAAAAACCCCGAGCTTTGGGAACCTGCGCTTTTGCAGGCGGTGGCGGCGCATACCCGCATGGGCGGCACAGCGGCAACCTATAGTGCGGCGGGACATATCCGGCGCGCGCTGGCTGATGCCGGATTCACGGTGACCCGCCACCCCGGATATGGACGCAAGCGGCATATGACCCGCGCAAGGATGCAAGATGCAGACTAA
- a CDS encoding DMT family transporter, which translates to MQTNTRLGIMLMILTTFIFAIQDGISQHLAANNNVVMIVMIRYWFFAAFVIAIARRQSGSIRAAARTRQPVLQIARGTLLALEICVMVTAFVYLGLVESHAIFACYPLLIAALSGPVLGETVGWRRWVAIGIGFIGVLVILQPGFAVFSPAAAIPLASAFMFALYGLLTRYAARQDNTTTSFFWTGTSGAVVMTLVGIWFWEPMSASDWRWMITLCITGAAAHWLLIKTYEVAEASAVQPFAYLQLVFASIIGVTLMGETIRPNVAIGAAIVVGAGLFTLWRARQKAASSE; encoded by the coding sequence ATGCAGACTAATACGAGGCTCGGGATCATGCTGATGATCCTCACGACCTTTATCTTCGCGATACAGGACGGGATTTCGCAGCATCTGGCCGCAAACAACAATGTCGTGATGATCGTGATGATCCGCTACTGGTTCTTTGCGGCTTTCGTGATCGCCATCGCGCGGCGGCAATCAGGGTCGATCCGGGCGGCGGCACGGACCAGGCAACCTGTGCTGCAAATCGCGCGCGGCACGCTGCTGGCGTTGGAAATCTGCGTGATGGTCACCGCCTTCGTCTATCTGGGGCTGGTGGAAAGCCATGCGATATTCGCTTGCTATCCGCTGCTGATCGCCGCCTTGTCCGGCCCCGTACTGGGCGAAACTGTGGGCTGGCGGCGCTGGGTGGCGATCGGGATCGGCTTTATCGGCGTGCTGGTGATCCTGCAGCCGGGCTTTGCGGTGTTTTCGCCCGCCGCCGCGATCCCGCTGGCTTCGGCCTTCATGTTCGCGCTTTACGGGCTTTTGACGCGCTATGCGGCGCGACAGGACAATACCACCACCTCGTTTTTCTGGACCGGCACATCGGGGGCGGTGGTGATGACATTGGTGGGTATCTGGTTCTGGGAACCGATGTCGGCATCCGACTGGCGCTGGATGATCACGCTTTGCATCACGGGGGCTGCCGCGCATTGGCTGCTGATCAAAACCTACGAGGTCGCCGAGGCAAGCGCGGTCCAGCCCTTTGCCTATCTGCAACTGGTTTTCGCCAGTATCATTGGCGTCACCCTGATGGGCGAGACGATCCGCCCCAACGTCGCCATCGGCGCCGCCATCGTCGTGGGTGCCGGGCTTTTTACATTGTGGCGCGCCCGCCAGAAAGCCGCATCTTCAGAGTAG
- a CDS encoding lytic transglycosylase domain-containing protein has product MRLSALCFLSCMVAMPVAAQQIDQSAVAAVVLAAEDREAADLLLANADPVARDVLTWLRLRAGDAEFADYPAFVAARPDWPGLSQLRRAAEPLIPADADPQNVIAWFDAVPPATGAGVVRLVAALRATGQAEAAEAALRNAWLTLGMDADGHAVMMASFADRLAPWHVARADALLWRGRSSDAARLLPVLPADQRALIAARIGYATGTDNMLPLFNAVPAALRDTPGLLYARYSWLAARGDWTEATEVLRAQSTSAAALQDPFRWSGYRRVLARWHMREGRADLAYALAASHFLAEGEAFADLEWLAGYIALIYQGNPVQALAHFDRAAARVSGPISVARMQYWIGRAQDVKGNNDLAIAAYARAADHQTTFYGLLASERIDRPLDAGLVGADIAWQGAPVFDDDLTRAALILLAGGERGAAVTFFAALGERLEPDALRALGAYLSSIDEDYYTLLLGKTAAARGIVMPEIYYPVHDLAQMDLPVDPALALSIARRESEFNIGIASPVGALGLMQVMPATAEEVAGWLGLPYSRARLTSDWPYNATLGAAYLAYLQDEFGPSPVMIAAGYNAGPSRPRAWMRERGDPRLRQMDVVDWIEHIPFVETRNYVQRVTESLPVYQARLSGQAGPVRFTALLIGQKPVLRPVARPARD; this is encoded by the coding sequence ATGCGTCTTTCGGCCCTTTGTTTTCTATCCTGCATGGTGGCCATGCCGGTTGCAGCGCAGCAGATCGACCAGAGCGCTGTGGCGGCTGTGGTGCTTGCGGCCGAGGATCGAGAGGCCGCCGATCTGCTGCTGGCAAATGCCGATCCGGTGGCGCGCGACGTGCTGACTTGGCTGCGGTTGCGCGCGGGTGACGCGGAATTCGCGGATTACCCTGCCTTTGTCGCTGCGCGCCCCGATTGGCCGGGTCTGTCCCAGCTGCGCCGCGCCGCCGAGCCACTGATCCCCGCTGACGCCGATCCGCAGAATGTCATCGCATGGTTCGATGCGGTCCCCCCTGCAACGGGCGCCGGTGTCGTCCGGCTGGTCGCGGCCTTGCGCGCCACAGGACAGGCCGAGGCCGCCGAGGCCGCCTTGCGCAATGCCTGGCTGACGCTGGGGATGGACGCGGATGGCCATGCCGTGATGATGGCCAGTTTCGCGGACAGGCTTGCCCCGTGGCATGTGGCGCGCGCGGATGCGCTGCTCTGGCGCGGGCGCAGCAGTGATGCCGCGCGCCTGCTGCCGGTGCTGCCCGCAGATCAACGTGCCCTGATCGCCGCGCGCATCGGCTATGCCACCGGCACCGACAATATGCTGCCTTTGTTCAATGCCGTGCCAGCGGCGCTGCGTGATACACCCGGCCTGCTTTATGCGCGCTATAGCTGGCTGGCGGCGCGCGGCGATTGGACCGAGGCGACCGAGGTGCTGCGCGCGCAATCGACCAGTGCTGCCGCCTTGCAAGACCCGTTCCGTTGGTCGGGCTACCGGCGGGTGTTGGCGCGCTGGCACATGCGCGAAGGCCGCGCCGATCTGGCCTATGCATTGGCCGCCAGCCATTTTCTGGCCGAGGGTGAGGCTTTTGCCGATCTGGAATGGCTCGCAGGCTATATCGCGCTGATCTATCAGGGAAATCCGGTGCAAGCGCTGGCGCATTTCGACAGGGCGGCGGCGCGGGTCTCTGGCCCGATATCCGTGGCGCGGATGCAATATTGGATCGGGCGGGCGCAGGATGTGAAGGGCAATAATGATCTGGCCATTGCCGCCTATGCGCGCGCGGCAGACCACCAGACGACATTCTATGGGCTCTTGGCCTCGGAACGGATCGACCGGCCACTGGATGCGGGTTTGGTCGGGGCCGATATCGCCTGGCAAGGCGCGCCGGTGTTCGACGATGACCTGACCCGCGCGGCGCTGATCCTGCTGGCGGGGGGCGAACGGGGCGCTGCCGTGACCTTCTTTGCCGCCCTTGGCGAGCGGCTGGAGCCTGACGCCCTGCGCGCCTTGGGGGCCTATCTGTCATCCATCGACGAGGATTATTACACCCTGTTGCTGGGCAAGACCGCAGCGGCGCGCGGCATCGTCATGCCGGAAATCTATTACCCTGTGCATGATCTGGCGCAGATGGACCTGCCGGTTGATCCGGCCCTTGCCCTGTCGATTGCGCGGCGCGAAAGCGAATTCAACATCGGCATTGCCAGCCCCGTTGGCGCGCTGGGCCTGATGCAGGTCATGCCCGCCACGGCGGAAGAGGTCGCAGGCTGGCTGGGCCTGCCCTATTCGCGCGCCCGGCTGACCAGCGACTGGCCTTACAATGCCACTTTGGGGGCGGCCTATCTGGCCTATCTGCAGGATGAATTCGGCCCCAGCCCGGTGATGATCGCCGCAGGCTATAACGCCGGTCCCAGCCGCCCGCGCGCATGGATGCGCGAACGCGGCGATCCGCGCCTGCGGCAGATGGATGTGGTGGACTGGATCGAGCATATCCCCTTTGTCGAGACCCGCAATTATGTGCAGCGCGTCACCGAAAGCCTGCCGGTCTATCAGGCACGGCTGAGCGGGCAGGCCGGGCCGGTGCGGTTCACGGCGCTGCTGATCGGGCAAAAGCCGGTGTTGCGCCCTGTGGCGCGACCGGCGCGGGATTAA
- the dapA gene encoding 4-hydroxy-tetrahydrodipicolinate synthase gives MFKGSIPALVTPFANGQVDVATLKKLVNWHVDQGSQGLVPVGTTGESPTLTHEEHDMVVEIVVQEAAGRIPVIAGAGSNNTIETVRLVQAAKTAGADAALVVTPYYNKPTQAGLIAHFTAAADCGLPVIIYNIPGRSAVDMTPDTMGELARHPMIIGVKDATGDLARVPKQRLRCGADFVQLSGEDATALGFNAHGGVGCISVTANVAPALCAAFQESTLAGDYAKALLQLDRLMPLHEAIFTEPGVAGAKYGMSLLGLCSDEVRSPLTPLTDATKARMRAAMVHAGLLS, from the coding sequence ATGTTCAAGGGTTCCATTCCCGCGCTGGTCACACCGTTCGCAAACGGGCAGGTGGATGTCGCGACGCTGAAAAAACTGGTCAACTGGCATGTGGACCAGGGCAGCCAGGGCTTGGTGCCTGTGGGCACCACCGGCGAAAGCCCGACCCTGACCCATGAAGAACATGACATGGTCGTCGAAATCGTGGTGCAAGAGGCCGCAGGCCGTATCCCTGTCATCGCAGGTGCCGGATCGAACAATACGATTGAAACCGTGCGTCTGGTGCAGGCCGCCAAAACGGCCGGGGCCGATGCCGCCCTTGTGGTGACCCCCTATTACAACAAGCCGACCCAAGCCGGGCTGATCGCCCATTTCACCGCCGCTGCCGATTGTGGCCTGCCGGTGATCATCTACAATATCCCCGGCCGGTCCGCCGTGGATATGACCCCCGACACGATGGGCGAACTGGCGCGCCACCCGATGATCATCGGCGTCAAGGACGCAACCGGCGATCTGGCCCGCGTGCCCAAGCAACGGCTGCGTTGCGGCGCTGATTTCGTGCAATTGTCGGGCGAGGATGCCACCGCACTGGGTTTCAACGCGCATGGCGGGGTGGGCTGCATTTCGGTCACCGCCAATGTCGCCCCGGCACTTTGTGCGGCGTTTCAGGAAAGCACCCTCGCAGGCGATTACGCCAAGGCGTTGTTGCAGCTGGACCGTCTGATGCCCCTGCATGAGGCGATTTTCACCGAGCCGGGCGTCGCGGGCGCAAAATACGGCATGTCGCTGCTGGGGCTGTGTTCGGACGAGGTCCGCAGCCCGTTGACCCCGCTGACCGATGCGACCAAGGCCAGGATGCGCGCGGCGATGGTGCATGCGGGCTTGCTGAGCTGA
- the smpB gene encoding SsrA-binding protein SmpB — translation MAKKTEKTNYKVVAENRRARYDYAIEDDIEVGIILTGSEVKSLRVGQSNIADSYASVDNGELWLTNAYIAPYERAMFSHEERRKRKLLVSRKELARLWNATKREGMTLVPLVMYFNDRGLVKLKIATAKGKKNHDKRATEAARDWGRQKQRLLRHGE, via the coding sequence ATGGCCAAGAAGACCGAAAAGACGAATTACAAGGTCGTCGCCGAGAACCGGCGCGCCCGCTATGATTATGCCATCGAGGATGATATCGAGGTCGGGATCATCCTGACCGGGTCAGAGGTGAAATCCTTGCGCGTGGGCCAATCGAATATTGCCGACAGCTATGCCTCGGTTGATAACGGCGAATTATGGCTGACCAATGCCTATATCGCGCCTTACGAGCGCGCGATGTTCAGCCATGAGGAACGCCGCAAACGCAAATTGCTGGTCAGCCGCAAGGAATTGGCGCGCCTTTGGAATGCGACCAAGCGCGAGGGCATGACGCTGGTGCCTTTGGTGATGTATTTCAATGACCGCGGCCTCGTGAAGCTGAAGATCGCAACCGCCAAGGGCAAGAAAAACCACGACAAACGCGCCACCGAGGCCGCCCGCGACTGGGGCCGCCAGAAGCAACGGCTCTTGCGGCACGGCGAGTAA
- the sseA gene encoding 3-mercaptopyruvate sulfurtransferase gives MTKPAPDDAKTLVSTDWLLDHLKDPDLRVLDASWYLPDAGRSGLAEYAVGHIPGARFFDIDEISDLRSELPHMAPPVEKFMSRMRAMGVGDGHQVVVYDGAGLFSAARVWWLFRLMGHDAVAVLDGGLPKWLAEGKPVTTAPPVIRDRHMTVQRRAQMVRDVTDVARAAKLGDHVIIDARAPGRFRGETPEPRPGMRSGHIPGSRNVFYQDLLSADGTMKPPAALRAVFTDAGVDLDKPAITTCGSGVTAAVLSLALDRIGKTDHALYDGSWSEWGMYADLPLATGAA, from the coding sequence ATGACCAAACCCGCGCCGGATGATGCCAAAACGCTGGTCAGCACCGATTGGCTGCTGGACCATCTGAAGGACCCTGACCTGCGCGTTCTGGATGCAAGCTGGTATCTGCCCGACGCTGGCCGGTCCGGGCTTGCCGAATATGCCGTCGGTCACATTCCCGGCGCGCGGTTTTTCGACATCGACGAAATCAGCGATCTACGCTCGGAATTGCCGCATATGGCGCCACCGGTCGAGAAATTCATGTCCCGGATGCGCGCGATGGGTGTGGGCGACGGCCATCAGGTCGTGGTCTATGACGGCGCGGGCCTGTTTTCGGCGGCGCGGGTCTGGTGGCTGTTCCGGCTGATGGGCCATGATGCCGTGGCCGTGCTGGATGGTGGCCTGCCGAAATGGCTGGCCGAGGGCAAGCCTGTCACCACCGCCCCGCCCGTGATCCGCGACCGCCACATGACCGTGCAGCGCCGCGCGCAGATGGTCCGCGATGTGACCGATGTCGCGCGTGCGGCCAAGCTGGGCGATCATGTGATCATCGATGCCCGCGCGCCCGGACGGTTCCGTGGCGAAACACCCGAACCCCGCCCCGGCATGCGGTCGGGCCATATCCCGGGGTCGCGCAACGTATTTTATCAAGACCTGCTGAGTGCCGATGGCACGATGAAGCCACCCGCAGCCCTGCGTGCCGTTTTCACCGATGCGGGCGTCGATCTGGACAAGCCCGCGATCACGACCTGCGGGTCGGGGGTCACGGCGGCTGTGCTGTCGCTCGCCCTGGACCGGATCGGCAAGACCGATCACGCACTTTACGATGGCTCTTGGTCCGAATGGGGCATGTATGCCGATCTTCCACTTGCAACCGGAGCCGCCTGA